From one Anaerococcus prevotii DSM 20548 genomic stretch:
- a CDS encoding cation-translocating P-type ATPase has product MDYKGSLNEVIKKHNSDPNRGLTSDEASKRLDKYGKNIIESSNKKSLAKKIIEQVADPMVILLVIAAIVSAFTGDAIECGIIIAIVVINAIMSIIQEGRAEDSVAALQKMSSPEATIIRDGSRKKLKAEELVPGDVVIIETGDIIPADMRLLESSNLQIDESSLTGESVAVEKDFSKEFNEDVGIGDRDNYAFSSSIVTYGHGKGIVTATGHETEIGKIATSLENVEAKDTPLQKQLKKLSKLLAVLVVIVCILVFVVGYFRSEMDMLDNFMVAVSLAVAAIPEGLTAVVTIVLSIGMNRMAERKAIVKNLLSVETLGSTTVICSDKTGTLTQNEMTITKIYADGKEFEVEGSGYEPKGDIRDDKGEIVENHDQIKLLMTIASLCNDANLTREDDIYKITGDPTEGAMLTLSEKWNINQENLNENHPRLEEIPFDSTRKMMTTFHEKEGDYYSFTKGAPDVVIDKCTKTLVDGQIVDFTEELKKKALEENTKLASSALRVMAYAFRSLDSLDQDLTTENIERDMVFVGLTGMIDPPRPEAKAAVKECHASGIDVIMITGDYFETALAIAKDLGIATSRDQAMQGSELNNKTEAEIREIVKTKRIFARVSPENKVQLVKALGQNGEIVAMTGDGVNDAPAIKNADIGISMGITGTDVAKDTADMILVDDNFATIVNAVEEGRVIFANIKKFVSFLLSCNIAEVLIVFLSILFGLPSPLTPIQLLWLNLVTDAFPALALGVEPAEPGIMEEDPRDPRESIISGKTKTNLISQSIFITIAVLGAYLVGLKWIFPNSIEGAHTMVFATLITSELLRAFSVRSEKFTLKELGFASNPQLIKATILSFALLLVVMYVPVLRDLFEVVSLSWEWIPVLILSLIPLILGEISKVVRRK; this is encoded by the coding sequence ATGGACTATAAAGGAAGTTTAAATGAAGTAATCAAAAAACATAATAGTGACCCAAACCGCGGTCTTACTTCCGATGAGGCAAGTAAGAGACTCGATAAATATGGCAAAAACATTATCGAATCATCTAACAAGAAATCTCTTGCCAAGAAAATCATCGAGCAAGTAGCAGATCCTATGGTAATCCTTCTTGTAATAGCTGCAATCGTGTCAGCCTTTACAGGAGATGCTATTGAATGCGGTATCATTATTGCAATCGTAGTAATCAACGCTATTATGTCCATCATCCAAGAAGGTCGTGCAGAAGACTCTGTAGCAGCCCTTCAAAAGATGAGCTCACCAGAAGCTACCATCATTCGTGATGGATCTAGAAAAAAACTAAAGGCCGAAGAGCTTGTGCCAGGAGATGTTGTAATCATTGAAACTGGAGATATCATTCCAGCTGACATGAGACTTCTCGAATCAAGCAACCTACAAATCGACGAATCATCCCTTACAGGAGAATCTGTCGCAGTAGAAAAGGACTTTAGTAAGGAATTTAATGAAGATGTTGGAATCGGAGATAGAGATAACTATGCCTTTTCATCATCTATAGTCACTTATGGCCACGGCAAGGGAATAGTCACAGCCACAGGCCATGAAACAGAAATCGGTAAAATCGCAACAAGTCTGGAAAACGTCGAGGCAAAAGATACTCCCCTACAAAAACAACTTAAGAAGCTATCCAAGCTCCTCGCTGTACTAGTAGTAATAGTTTGTATCCTAGTATTTGTAGTTGGATATTTTAGATCTGAAATGGATATGTTAGATAACTTCATGGTCGCAGTATCACTTGCAGTAGCTGCTATACCAGAAGGACTCACCGCAGTTGTAACCATCGTTCTATCAATCGGAATGAACAGAATGGCCGAAAGAAAGGCAATTGTTAAAAACCTTCTTTCAGTAGAAACCCTAGGTTCAACTACAGTAATCTGTTCAGATAAGACAGGAACATTAACTCAAAACGAAATGACCATCACCAAAATCTACGCTGATGGCAAGGAATTTGAAGTAGAAGGTTCAGGATATGAACCAAAGGGAGATATCCGAGATGATAAGGGTGAAATCGTAGAAAACCACGATCAAATCAAACTTCTCATGACCATAGCAAGCCTATGTAACGATGCCAATCTCACAAGAGAAGATGACATCTACAAGATCACAGGTGACCCTACAGAAGGCGCTATGCTTACACTTTCTGAAAAATGGAACATCAACCAAGAAAACCTAAACGAAAACCACCCAAGACTTGAGGAAATCCCATTCGATTCCACAAGAAAGATGATGACCACCTTCCACGAAAAAGAAGGAGACTACTACTCCTTTACCAAGGGTGCCCCAGATGTAGTCATAGATAAATGTACTAAGACCCTAGTAGATGGCCAAATCGTAGACTTTACAGAAGAGCTTAAGAAAAAGGCCCTCGAAGAAAATACTAAGCTTGCAAGCTCTGCTCTCCGTGTTATGGCCTACGCCTTTAGGAGCCTAGATAGTCTTGACCAAGACCTTACTACAGAAAATATCGAACGTGACATGGTCTTCGTTGGACTTACAGGCATGATCGATCCACCAAGACCAGAAGCTAAGGCTGCTGTTAAGGAATGCCACGCTTCAGGAATCGATGTAATAATGATTACAGGTGACTATTTCGAAACAGCCCTCGCCATAGCCAAGGATTTAGGCATAGCAACAAGCCGTGACCAAGCTATGCAAGGAAGCGAACTTAACAACAAGACAGAAGCAGAGATTAGAGAAATAGTAAAGACTAAGAGAATCTTTGCCAGAGTTTCTCCAGAAAACAAGGTTCAACTTGTAAAGGCCCTAGGCCAAAATGGTGAAATAGTAGCCATGACAGGGGACGGAGTAAACGATGCTCCAGCTATCAAGAATGCCGATATAGGTATATCAATGGGAATTACAGGAACAGACGTTGCTAAGGATACTGCAGATATGATTCTTGTAGATGATAACTTCGCAACAATAGTAAATGCGGTAGAAGAAGGAAGAGTAATCTTTGCAAATATCAAGAAGTTCGTCTCCTTCCTCCTATCTTGTAACATAGCAGAAGTCCTTATAGTTTTCTTGTCAATACTTTTCGGCCTTCCAAGCCCACTTACCCCAATCCAACTCTTGTGGCTTAACCTTGTAACAGATGCCTTCCCAGCCCTAGCCCTTGGAGTTGAGCCAGCAGAGCCAGGCATCATGGAAGAAGATCCAAGAGATCCAAGAGAGTCAATAATATCTGGAAAGACAAAGACAAATCTTATCTCTCAATCAATATTTATAACAATAGCGGTTCTCGGTGCTTACCTAGTAGGACTTAAGTGGATTTTCCCTAACTCAATTGAGGGAGCACACACAATGGTATTTGCAACACTTATCACAAGCGAACTTCTAAGAGCCTTCTCAGTAAGATCAGAGAAGTTCACATTAAAGGAATTAGGATTTGCCTCAAACCCACAACTAATCAAGGCAACAATCCTATCATTTGCCCTACTACTAGTGGTAATGTATGTACCAGTCCTAAGAGATCTTTTTGAAGTAGTATCTCTAAGCTGGGAATGGATACCAGTTCTAATACTTTCCCTAATCCCACTTATCCTAGGTGAGATTTCAAAAGTTGTTAGAAGAAAATAA
- a CDS encoding M42 family metallopeptidase — protein sequence MEISTITKYIEELTNTPSPTGFTKLAEKYLMDEFKNLGYKPYQTNKGNVVVPIVEGDENGLLLSAHVDTLGLMVRSVKANGRIKVTSLGGYPFNYAEGENVTIHTRSGKTYTGVFRLNEPAVHGSSDPKEAKRDDTTMEVVVDSITKSAEETKALGITNGDFISLDPRFRIDNGFVKSRHLDDKASAGVLLALAKEIKEKNIEINRPLYMTFTIYEEVGHGAASGHPKGIRDMVAVDMGVVYDDLACDETMVSICAKDSSGPYNYDLTNDLVDLAKNLDIDYGLDVYPYYGSDASAAVASDNDFRHALVGSGVAASHGYERTHEKGLMGLYKLLFNFVQK from the coding sequence ATGGAAATATCAACAATAACAAAATATATAGAAGAACTCACCAATACACCATCACCAACTGGCTTTACAAAACTTGCCGAGAAGTATCTTATGGACGAATTTAAAAACTTAGGCTACAAGCCTTACCAAACCAACAAGGGCAATGTCGTTGTCCCTATTGTAGAAGGAGATGAAAATGGCCTCTTGCTTTCTGCCCACGTAGATACCCTGGGCCTTATGGTAAGAAGTGTGAAGGCTAACGGTAGGATTAAGGTAACAAGCCTTGGGGGCTATCCTTTTAACTACGCAGAAGGAGAAAATGTCACCATCCACACCAGGTCTGGCAAAACTTATACAGGAGTCTTCAGATTAAATGAACCTGCAGTCCACGGCTCATCCGACCCAAAGGAAGCCAAAAGAGATGATACTACTATGGAAGTTGTAGTAGATTCTATAACAAAATCTGCCGAAGAGACCAAGGCTCTAGGTATTACTAACGGAGACTTCATCTCTCTTGATCCAAGATTTAGAATTGATAATGGCTTCGTCAAATCTCGCCATCTAGACGATAAGGCAAGTGCAGGCGTCCTCCTTGCCCTCGCTAAGGAAATAAAAGAAAAGAATATCGAGATAAATAGACCTCTTTATATGACCTTTACAATCTATGAAGAAGTAGGCCACGGGGCAGCAAGCGGCCATCCAAAGGGAATTAGAGATATGGTAGCTGTCGATATGGGAGTTGTCTATGACGATCTCGCCTGTGATGAGACCATGGTTTCAATATGTGCTAAGGATTCTTCTGGCCCATACAATTATGATTTGACCAATGACCTAGTAGACCTTGCCAAAAATCTTGATATAGACTACGGCCTAGACGTATATCCTTACTATGGATCTGATGCCTCCGCTGCAGTGGCAAGCGATAACGACTTCCGCCACGCCCTAGTGGGAAGTGGAGTTGCAGCAAGCCACGGTTATGAGAGAACTCACGAAAAAGGATTAATGGGTCTTTATAAGCTACTCTTTAACTTTGTACAAAAATAG
- a CDS encoding LURP-one-related/scramblase family protein, which yields MKKYYFKEKFFKITDHYPILDDNGKKAFFVDQKFKFLGYEATVSDANDVEIFTINKKLISFLPVYQVDFKDSKKKMTIKSNISVFRKSIDVISEEGKINVKGNLWDYEFKAYFKGDLIGEVSKKILSFTDQYQLKVYEEDFTEELIALCLSLNNIKDTEKESTRNND from the coding sequence ATGAAAAAATATTATTTCAAAGAGAAATTTTTCAAAATTACAGACCACTACCCCATCCTTGATGATAATGGAAAAAAGGCCTTTTTTGTAGATCAGAAATTTAAGTTTCTAGGCTATGAGGCGACCGTATCTGATGCAAATGATGTAGAGATTTTTACTATAAACAAGAAACTCATCTCCTTTCTTCCAGTCTATCAGGTTGATTTCAAAGATTCTAAGAAGAAAATGACAATAAAGTCTAATATTTCTGTCTTCAGAAAATCAATTGATGTCATAAGCGAAGAGGGCAAGATTAATGTTAAGGGAAACTTGTGGGATTATGAATTTAAGGCCTACTTTAAGGGTGATTTGATAGGAGAAGTTAGTAAGAAGATCCTATCCTTCACCGACCAATACCAACTTAAGGTCTACGAGGAGGATTTTACAGAAGAGCTCATAGCCCTTTGCCTATCCTTGAACAACATCAAGGACACGGAAAAGGAATCAACTAGGAATAATGATTAA
- a CDS encoding substrate-binding domain-containing protein, translating to MANIKDIAELTGFSKSTISRYLNNGSVSDKTKKKIKEAIDELGYVPNSYARNLKKTKTNIIGIIIPNFIGYTKNTALNAINIYMKDTNYSMLLSSSNDDMDEEIRIIEEMAGLNVEGIILFASNITQRHREIIKDLTIPLVIFGQKLDGFTSITANDYKAGRLMANYIKTLSHTEISYFDVGEYDEAVGDRFLGLRDGLRDKNIKINHHHFDFTKKTAYEKAKEILAKEESSFYLGATDNIAFGIIEALREKEIRIPDDISVAGFGNYEISSIINPALTTVDFPYEKLGTDAIKSLINQIEGNEKEIIEPAEARLILRDSTK from the coding sequence ATGGCAAATATTAAAGATATCGCTGAACTAACAGGATTTTCAAAATCTACAATCTCCAGATATTTAAACAATGGTTCAGTAAGCGATAAGACAAAGAAGAAAATTAAAGAAGCAATAGATGAGCTTGGCTATGTTCCAAATTCCTATGCGAGAAATCTCAAAAAGACCAAGACTAATATCATAGGAATAATCATTCCAAACTTTATAGGCTATACCAAAAACACCGCCCTAAACGCTATTAATATCTACATGAAAGATACTAATTATTCCATGCTCCTATCTTCTTCCAATGACGATATGGACGAAGAAATAAGGATAATCGAAGAAATGGCAGGGCTTAATGTAGAAGGTATTATCCTTTTTGCCTCAAATATAACTCAAAGACACAGGGAAATTATAAAAGATTTAACAATCCCCCTTGTAATCTTCGGCCAAAAGCTTGATGGCTTTACTTCAATTACAGCCAACGATTATAAGGCAGGAAGACTTATGGCAAACTATATCAAGACCCTTTCCCACACAGAGATTTCTTATTTTGATGTAGGAGAATATGATGAAGCTGTAGGAGATAGGTTTTTAGGCTTGCGTGATGGATTAAGGGATAAAAATATAAAGATCAACCACCACCATTTCGACTTTACCAAAAAGACCGCCTACGAAAAGGCCAAGGAGATTCTTGCCAAGGAAGAATCGAGCTTCTATCTAGGGGCTACAGATAATATAGCCTTTGGTATTATTGAGGCTCTTAGGGAGAAGGAGATTAGGATTCCAGATGATATTTCTGTTGCAGGCTTTGGCAATTATGAAATATCTTCCATAATAAATCCTGCCCTCACTACGGTTGACTTCCCTTACGAAAAGCTTGGGACAGATGCTATCAAAAGTCTCATCAATCAGATCGAAGGAAATGAAAAGGAGATAATAGAACCCGCAGAAGCAAGACTTATCTTGAGGGATTCTACTAAGTAA
- a CDS encoding PTS transporter subunit EIIC, whose translation MDYKKAAEEAIRAAGGRENISSVAHCATRLRIEVYDKDKINMDLANDLEGAKGAMFNEGQLQIIFGTGTVNKVYDAYESLEEDLPDDFSKIHDKAVANKAKNQKNPLKRAIKTFGDVFVPIIPVLVATGLFMGLRGLLTQEEVLRVFSMTPDDISQNFLMWTQILTDTAFAFLPALVAWSAFKVFGGSPVIGIVLGLMLVHPNLPNAYQVASGDASPIIMFGFIPVVGYQGTVLPAFISGLIGAKLERNLRKVIPDSLDLLLTPFLVLAIMSVLSLFAIGPVFHKLEVVVLEATKWALGLPFGIAGILIGGLQQLIVVTGIHHIFNFLEVQLLADNGRNAFNALLSAATAGQAGAVLAVAIKTKDKKIKQIAYPSALSAALGITEPAIFGINLRFVKPFVMGMVG comes from the coding sequence ATGGATTACAAAAAAGCAGCAGAAGAGGCCATAAGGGCCGCTGGAGGAAGAGAAAACATTTCCTCAGTCGCACATTGTGCAACTAGACTTAGAATTGAAGTCTACGATAAGGATAAAATCAATATGGACTTGGCCAATGACCTTGAAGGAGCCAAGGGCGCAATGTTTAATGAAGGACAACTTCAAATAATCTTTGGAACTGGAACAGTAAACAAGGTCTACGATGCCTACGAGTCCCTAGAGGAAGATTTACCAGATGACTTTTCTAAAATTCACGATAAGGCAGTGGCAAATAAAGCGAAAAACCAAAAAAATCCACTAAAACGTGCTATAAAGACCTTTGGTGATGTCTTTGTTCCTATTATTCCAGTCCTTGTAGCTACGGGACTTTTCATGGGACTAAGAGGACTTCTCACCCAAGAAGAAGTTCTTAGAGTTTTTTCTATGACGCCAGATGACATCTCCCAAAACTTCTTGATGTGGACACAAATACTAACAGATACAGCCTTTGCTTTCTTGCCAGCCCTAGTGGCTTGGTCAGCCTTTAAGGTATTTGGGGGAAGCCCTGTTATAGGAATCGTCCTAGGTTTGATGCTAGTTCACCCAAACCTACCTAATGCCTACCAAGTAGCAAGTGGAGACGCAAGTCCTATTATCATGTTTGGATTTATTCCAGTTGTAGGATATCAAGGAACTGTGCTTCCTGCCTTTATTTCAGGTCTAATTGGAGCAAAACTTGAGAGAAATTTAAGAAAAGTAATACCAGATAGCTTGGACTTACTTCTTACACCTTTCTTAGTTTTGGCTATAATGAGCGTGCTTTCTCTATTTGCAATAGGACCAGTCTTCCACAAACTAGAAGTCGTAGTACTCGAGGCAACTAAGTGGGCCCTAGGACTTCCTTTCGGTATAGCAGGAATCCTAATCGGAGGACTTCAACAACTAATCGTAGTTACAGGAATCCACCACATCTTTAACTTCCTTGAAGTACAACTTCTAGCGGATAACGGAAGAAACGCCTTCAACGCTCTCTTATCAGCAGCGACAGCAGGTCAAGCTGGAGCAGTTCTTGCAGTAGCTATCAAGACCAAGGATAAAAAGATTAAGCAAATAGCCTATCCATCAGCCCTATCAGCAGCCCTAGGTATCACAGAACCAGCGATTTTCGGTATCAACCTAAGATTTGTCAAACCATTTGTAATGGGCATGGTTGGTTGA
- a CDS encoding poly(R)-hydroxyalkanoic acid synthase subunit PhaE, with product MTENYNAWKEMFTKSQDMMNDWIESFTKLGREENVNEEDKKDKAFDFNSVNDWMNYQQNWYKNWQDMMKTMSGQGPMFNSPYTTWINMMDQYNVFDASKFMAPFSREVFEKMQNSQKLYLAAYEQWQKFNEQFVKPGAKSYKDNMDSMVEQFNKIFMNNLIPLLPKEFQGLMIDSQSYVKTYYKSLENFLGPWSYAYQNIADITMESIFEDPMKLSDTLKQWKEAYDKTFGILVKSPVVGSSREMLEQNNRAIDAMIEMLVSVSEFMTKASSVGYKYSKEAFSDYAKSIENGEKAKTFKEFYDMWSKHVENAIENYFYTDEFSKLIAKTADSAMIFKIEYDKVIEKALADLPIVTMSQVDGVYKKVYDLRREIRDLKKELEELKEELAKENNKQ from the coding sequence ATGACTGAAAATTATAATGCATGGAAAGAAATGTTTACTAAAAGTCAAGATATGATGAATGATTGGATAGAATCTTTCACAAAACTTGGAAGAGAAGAAAATGTAAATGAAGAAGATAAGAAAGATAAAGCTTTTGACTTCAACAGTGTAAATGATTGGATGAATTACCAACAAAACTGGTACAAAAATTGGCAGGATATGATGAAAACTATGTCTGGCCAAGGCCCTATGTTTAATAGTCCTTATACAACATGGATTAACATGATGGATCAGTACAATGTTTTTGATGCGAGCAAGTTTATGGCGCCTTTTAGCCGCGAAGTTTTTGAAAAGATGCAAAATTCACAAAAGCTTTACCTTGCAGCCTACGAACAATGGCAGAAGTTTAACGAACAATTTGTAAAACCAGGAGCCAAATCTTATAAGGATAATATGGATTCAATGGTTGAGCAATTCAACAAGATTTTTATGAATAACTTAATTCCACTCTTACCTAAAGAGTTTCAGGGATTAATGATTGATTCTCAATCTTATGTAAAGACTTATTATAAGTCTTTGGAAAACTTCCTTGGACCATGGTCTTACGCCTACCAAAACATAGCTGACATAACTATGGAAAGTATTTTCGAAGACCCAATGAAACTATCTGATACTCTAAAACAATGGAAAGAGGCTTACGATAAGACTTTCGGAATTCTCGTTAAATCTCCAGTAGTAGGCTCATCAAGAGAGATGCTTGAGCAAAACAACAGAGCTATAGATGCAATGATCGAGATGTTAGTATCTGTATCAGAGTTTATGACCAAAGCCTCATCAGTAGGATACAAATATTCTAAGGAAGCCTTTAGTGACTATGCTAAGTCAATTGAAAATGGAGAAAAAGCTAAAACTTTTAAGGAATTCTATGATATGTGGTCTAAGCATGTAGAAAATGCTATAGAAAATTATTTCTATACAGATGAATTCTCAAAACTTATAGCCAAAACAGCAGATTCTGCTATGATTTTTAAAATTGAATATGACAAGGTTATAGAAAAGGCTCTAGCAGACCTACCGATAGTTACCATGTCCCAAGTTGATGGAGTTTACAAGAAAGTATACGACCTAAGACGTGAAATTAGAGACTTAAAGAAGGAATTAGAAGAGTTAAAAGAAGAGCTTGCTAAAGAAAATAATAAACAGTAA
- the phaC gene encoding class III poly(R)-hydroxyalkanoic acid synthase subunit PhaC, which translates to MYGDFNFFDIKTSIQENIKAQEKFLKSFESMMDVKENQANQTAREIVFEEDKLKLFHYKKSAAYVSKVPTLIIYALVNTPSMMDIGQEKSFIKKLVDSGLDVYLIEWGFPTQEDKYLTLDDYINIYIDDCVEYIKKENKVDKINLLGVCQGGTFSLMYTALHSDKIKNIVTMVTPVDFSTDDGLLFRWGKYLNPDRMVEAYGVVPGEFMNTGFLTLKPISLMVNKYVDVINDLDEPDHLSNFMTMEKWIFDSPGQAGMAYKDFLNSMYKENKLCKGEMEVAGKKVDLKKITQPVLNLYAEKDNQVPNQATIPMKDLVGSKDYTAKGFPTGHIGMFVSGRSQREVAPTVVEWLKKRSR; encoded by the coding sequence ATGTACGGTGATTTCAATTTTTTCGATATTAAAACAAGCATACAAGAAAATATTAAGGCCCAAGAGAAATTCCTTAAAAGCTTTGAGTCTATGATGGATGTAAAGGAAAATCAAGCAAATCAAACAGCTAGAGAAATCGTTTTCGAAGAAGATAAATTAAAGCTCTTCCACTACAAGAAATCAGCTGCCTATGTGAGCAAGGTTCCAACTCTGATAATATATGCCTTGGTAAATACACCATCTATGATGGATATCGGTCAGGAGAAATCCTTCATCAAAAAACTTGTTGATAGCGGACTAGATGTATATCTAATCGAATGGGGTTTTCCTACTCAGGAAGATAAGTACCTGACCTTGGACGATTATATCAATATTTATATTGACGATTGTGTAGAATATATCAAAAAGGAAAACAAGGTAGACAAGATAAATCTATTGGGTGTTTGTCAGGGCGGAACATTTAGCTTGATGTATACAGCTCTTCACTCAGACAAGATTAAAAATATCGTAACAATGGTAACACCTGTAGATTTCTCTACGGATGATGGACTTTTATTTAGATGGGGTAAGTATTTAAACCCAGATAGGATGGTTGAGGCCTACGGAGTAGTTCCAGGCGAGTTTATGAATACAGGATTTCTAACTCTAAAACCAATTTCGCTCATGGTTAATAAGTATGTTGATGTAATCAATGACCTGGATGAGCCAGACCACCTATCAAACTTTATGACTATGGAAAAATGGATATTCGACTCTCCAGGTCAAGCAGGTATGGCCTACAAGGACTTCCTAAACTCAATGTATAAGGAAAATAAACTATGCAAGGGCGAGATGGAAGTTGCTGGCAAGAAGGTAGATCTTAAAAAGATTACCCAACCTGTCCTAAATCTCTATGCAGAAAAAGACAATCAAGTTCCTAACCAGGCAACAATTCCTATGAAAGATCTTGTAGGGAGCAAGGATTACACAGCAAAGGGCTTTCCAACAGGCCACATAGGAATGTTTGTAAGCGGTAGGAGCCAAAGAGAAGTTGCTCCAACTGTTGTAGAATGGTTAAAGAAACGCTCTAGATGA
- a CDS encoding MaoC family dehydratase — MENIKGYTIDEVEVGQSASFTKTVTEADAYNYAGVSGDFNPAHINEEYAKNTFFKTRIAHGMISAGFISAVLGTKLPGPGTIYLGQDLKFLKPVRFGDTITATCTVEEIIKEKNRLTLRTVCTNQDGEVVIDGKALVLAPK; from the coding sequence ATGGAAAATATTAAAGGATATACAATAGATGAAGTTGAAGTTGGTCAATCTGCATCTTTTACTAAAACTGTAACTGAAGCTGATGCCTATAACTATGCAGGAGTTTCTGGTGATTTTAACCCAGCCCATATCAACGAGGAATATGCCAAGAATACTTTCTTTAAGACTCGCATAGCCCATGGTATGATAAGCGCAGGTTTTATATCTGCAGTATTAGGAACAAAGCTTCCAGGCCCTGGAACAATTTATCTAGGCCAAGACTTAAAATTCTTAAAGCCTGTTAGATTTGGAGATACCATTACAGCAACATGCACAGTAGAAGAAATTATCAAAGAAAAAAACAGACTAACTTTAAGGACAGTCTGCACCAACCAAGATGGTGAAGTAGTAATAGATGGCAAGGCCCTAGTTTTAGCTCCAAAGTAA
- a CDS encoding bile acid:sodium symporter family protein produces MEKIASLSRKITQNIGLIIIVFSVIAYFIPDYFSWMTNYTTIFLALAMFGMGTSIDVDSFKEILKHPKEVMIGSLTQFTIMPLLAYLLAVVFGLNKDIALGVILVGSCPGGTASNVITHIANGDVSLSVSMTILSTLLAPLVTPLLVYLLAGKWVEVSIFAMFKSVVTVILLPVLLGIFAKKISPKGVEKSKDIFPLISSLAIILIIAGIIGANSEKIRQSGLIVLLIVMIHNALGLAGGLFIGKLAKMDYDKETALAIEVGMQNSGLAIQLATANFALNPLATLPGAIFSIWHNISGSIFASIRRKHKV; encoded by the coding sequence ATGGAAAAAATAGCTTCACTTTCAAGAAAAATCACCCAAAATATCGGCCTAATAATAATAGTTTTTTCTGTAATAGCTTACTTTATTCCAGATTATTTTTCCTGGATGACAAATTATACGACCATCTTCCTAGCCCTTGCCATGTTTGGTATGGGAACTAGTATTGATGTAGATTCCTTTAAGGAAATTCTCAAACATCCAAAGGAAGTAATGATAGGCTCTCTCACCCAATTTACTATTATGCCTCTTCTAGCCTACTTGCTTGCAGTAGTTTTCGGATTAAATAAGGACATAGCCCTTGGGGTAATCCTAGTTGGATCTTGTCCTGGAGGAACTGCATCAAATGTGATAACTCATATAGCAAATGGAGATGTATCCTTATCTGTATCGATGACGATTCTCTCTACCCTCCTTGCGCCTCTTGTAACTCCCCTTCTAGTCTACTTGTTAGCTGGTAAATGGGTAGAGGTTTCAATATTTGCTATGTTCAAATCAGTTGTTACAGTAATCCTTCTGCCTGTACTTCTTGGAATTTTCGCCAAAAAAATAAGTCCTAAGGGCGTAGAAAAGTCAAAGGACATCTTCCCTTTGATCTCATCTTTGGCAATTATCCTAATAATCGCAGGTATTATCGGAGCTAACTCCGAAAAAATAAGACAATCAGGTCTTATAGTCTTACTCATAGTTATGATCCACAACGCCCTAGGCCTTGCTGGAGGACTTTTTATAGGAAAACTTGCAAAGATGGACTACGACAAAGAAACAGCCCTAGCTATAGAAGTAGGCATGCAAAATAGCGGGCTTGCCATTCAACTTGCAACAGCAAATTTCGCCCTAAATCCACTGGCAACCCTACCTGGTGCAATATTTTCAATATGGCATAATATATCCGGGTCAATTTTTGCATCAATCAGAAGGAAACATAAGGTCTAA